In Oxalobacteraceae bacterium OTU3CINTB1, the sequence GCGCACTGGGCCGGATGGCGCGCTGTGGGTGCTGGAAGACGGTCCGCGCGGCCGGTTGCTGATGCTCACACCGAAGAGATAGGCCACTTTGTTCATCACCAAGTACCTGGTTTCTTGGAAAGACCCAACTTCCATTGCCAGCATGGCCGTCGTTCGGGCACTCCGCGTTAACGCAGGACTGCCAACTTGGCTTTCTTGCCGTTGCGGAAGGTATAGATCGTCATCGCCGCGTCGCGCAAATCGCCCTTCTGATCGAAGGCGATGCTGCCGGTAACGCCATCGTGCCTGACCGCAGCCAAGGCAGGCAGGAATCTGGCTGGATCGCTTGAATTGGATGTCTGCATCGCTTTAGCGAACACCATCACCGCATCGTAGGCGTAGGGCGCATACGTCTGCACCGGGATCTTGTAGCGCTGCTGGTACCGCTGCGCGAACGCATTCAGGCCCGCTTCCTGCTCAGCGCCGACGCCGCCGGCCACCACGCAGTACACCTTGTCGTCGACCAGCGCGTCGCCGGCCAGCTGCGGCATTCTTTCCGAGCAGACGCCGTCGCCCGAAATGAGTTTGGCGCGCAGCCCGAGCGCCTTCATTTGTTTGAGCATCGGGCCAGCCACCGCATCCATGCCACCATAAAAAATCACGTCCGGATCGCGCGCGCGGATCTGGGTCAGGATGGCGCTGAAATCGGTTGCCTTGTCGTTGGTGAACTGGCGGCTGACGACACTCCCGCCCGCCCCCGCGTTTTTGAGGCCCTTGACGAATTCGTCCGCCAGCCCCTGGCCGAAGGCGGTGCGGTCATCGATCACGGCAATCTTCTTTGCTTTAAGCGTGCCGGTCGAATAAGTGGCCAGCGTGCGTCCGATCAGGTTGTCGTTGGCGACCACGCGAAAGGCCGTGCTGAAACCTTGTTTGGTGTAGGCGGGCGTCGTGGCCGCTGGCGAAATCTGCGGAATGCCAGCGCTGGCGTAGATTTTCGACGCCGGCACTGTCGTGCCCGAATTCAGGTGCCCCACCACGGCCACCACTTTCGCATCGACCAGTTTTTGCGCGACCGCTGCGCCGGTTTTTGGATCGGCGCCGTCGTCCTCGGGTTGCAAGACCCATTGCACCCTTCTGCCGCCGAGCATGATGCCTTTCGTGTTGAGTTCATCTGTCGCCATGCGGGCGCCGTTTTCGATGTCCTTGCCCGCATGGGCG encodes:
- a CDS encoding branched-chain amino acid ABC transporter substrate-binding protein, with translation MHFLVIAAASSLVAVPLAQAQPAGKVLQVRIGTASPLSGPSAHAGKDIENGARMATDELNTKGIMLGGRRVQWVLQPEDDGADPKTGAAVAQKLVDAKVVAVVGHLNSGTTVPASKIYASAGIPQISPAATTPAYTKQGFSTAFRVVANDNLIGRTLATYSTGTLKAKKIAVIDDRTAFGQGLADEFVKGLKNAGAGGSVVSRQFTNDKATDFSAILTQIRARDPDVIFYGGMDAVAGPMLKQMKALGLRAKLISGDGVCSERMPQLAGDALVDDKVYCVVAGGVGAEQEAGLNAFAQRYQQRYKIPVQTYAPYAYDAVMVFAKAMQTSNSSDPARFLPALAAVRHDGVTGSIAFDQKGDLRDAAMTIYTFRNGKKAKLAVLR